From a single Halogeometricum sp. S3BR5-2 genomic region:
- a CDS encoding ABC transporter substrate-binding protein, whose amino-acid sequence MPQSSPSTVRRRAVLGTLATGVTALSGGCVRRLRTVAGWRSANQVSLEIKTVPADADPYALRIARQVAAWFRAAGIGAQVTPMASEELLRQVLVQNDFELFVARLPDQFHQPDGLYSLLHSRFADAPGWQNPFGYANLDVDDLLETQRTTTGEERREAVYELQRSIARSQPFTLLSFPDDIRAARTDNYRNWRTADLDSPLGYLSLTRSGVDGATPATDATTTAGTDGTVGAASNRSRNRNSNSSSRTATPTSTPTPTPTPTPTEVATAADGARTLRTATTDRRATENLNPLSVEYRRDGLITGLLYDSLGVETGDGVEAWLAESWAFSGTGDAPSASVRLRPDLTWHDGEDLTAEDVAFTHRLLADTAMETGTTTEDESDARIPAPRFQGRNSLVADVRAAGTRTVEFDFVECEPELATRAFTVPVLPKHIWEERTSRASVSGIEIGPATEAIVTNNIPPVGSGPFEFAQNTPRESLVLDRFDEHFLFEAAAEAGVPARPPEFERLSVQVVGSDATAVEMVADADADVTGTTVGASTVPRIGRARDLELLVGRSETPFILGHNAGRSPTTNPRFRNTLARLVDQSFLVSDVFGGYARGAVSPLAGTEWLPEDLRWEGENPVTPFLGSDGELNVDEAREAFRDAGYQYSDGRLLEGN is encoded by the coding sequence ATGCCACAGTCGTCGCCCTCCACGGTCCGTCGGCGAGCCGTCCTCGGGACGCTCGCGACAGGCGTGACTGCGCTCTCCGGCGGATGCGTGCGCCGGTTGCGGACGGTCGCGGGCTGGCGGTCGGCGAACCAGGTCTCCCTCGAAATCAAGACCGTGCCGGCCGACGCCGACCCCTACGCCCTGCGCATCGCGCGTCAGGTCGCGGCGTGGTTCCGCGCGGCCGGCATCGGCGCGCAGGTGACGCCGATGGCCAGCGAGGAACTTCTCCGGCAGGTGCTGGTGCAGAACGACTTCGAACTGTTCGTCGCGCGGCTCCCCGACCAGTTTCACCAACCCGACGGGCTCTACTCGCTCCTGCACTCGCGGTTCGCCGACGCCCCGGGGTGGCAGAACCCGTTCGGCTACGCGAACCTCGACGTCGACGACCTGCTGGAGACCCAGCGCACGACCACGGGCGAGGAGCGACGCGAGGCGGTGTACGAACTCCAGCGGAGCATCGCCCGAAGCCAGCCGTTCACCCTCCTCTCGTTCCCCGACGACATCCGCGCGGCCCGCACCGACAACTACCGGAACTGGCGGACCGCCGACCTCGACTCCCCGCTGGGCTACCTGTCGCTGACGCGCAGCGGCGTCGACGGCGCCACCCCGGCAACGGACGCGACGACGACCGCCGGAACCGACGGGACGGTCGGAGCGGCCTCGAACCGGAGCCGGAACCGGAACTCGAACTCGTCGTCGCGGACCGCCACGCCGACGTCGACCCCTACGCCGACCCCAACTCCGACCCCGACCGAGGTCGCGACGGCGGCGGACGGGGCGCGCACGCTCCGGACGGCGACGACCGACAGGCGGGCGACGGAGAATCTCAACCCCCTATCGGTCGAGTACCGACGCGACGGTCTCATCACGGGCCTCCTGTACGACTCGCTCGGCGTCGAGACGGGCGACGGCGTCGAGGCATGGCTGGCGGAGTCGTGGGCGTTCTCCGGGACCGGGGACGCGCCGAGCGCGTCGGTTCGGCTCCGGCCCGACCTGACGTGGCACGACGGCGAGGACCTCACGGCCGAGGACGTCGCGTTCACCCACCGCCTCCTCGCGGACACGGCGATGGAGACGGGGACGACGACCGAGGACGAGAGCGACGCGCGCATCCCCGCGCCGCGGTTCCAGGGGCGGAACAGCCTCGTCGCGGACGTGCGCGCGGCGGGAACGCGCACCGTCGAGTTCGACTTCGTCGAGTGCGAACCCGAACTGGCGACGCGGGCGTTCACCGTGCCGGTGCTCCCCAAACACATCTGGGAGGAGCGGACCTCGCGGGCGTCGGTCAGCGGTATCGAAATCGGCCCCGCCACCGAGGCCATCGTGACGAACAACATCCCGCCGGTCGGGAGCGGCCCGTTCGAGTTCGCGCAGAACACGCCGCGCGAGTCGCTCGTGCTCGACCGGTTCGACGAGCACTTCCTCTTCGAGGCGGCGGCCGAGGCGGGCGTGCCGGCCCGACCGCCCGAGTTCGAACGGCTGTCCGTGCAGGTCGTCGGCTCCGACGCGACGGCCGTCGAGATGGTCGCCGACGCCGACGCCGACGTGACCGGGACGACCGTCGGCGCCTCGACGGTCCCCCGCATCGGCCGCGCGCGGGACCTCGAACTGCTCGTCGGTCGGTCGGAGACGCCGTTCATCCTCGGGCACAACGCCGGTCGGTCGCCGACGACGAACCCTCGGTTCAGGAACACGCTGGCGCGACTCGTCGACCAGTCGTTCCTCGTGAGCGACGTGTTCGGCGGCTACGCCCGGGGCGCGGTGAGCCCGCTGGCCGGGACGGAGTGGCTCCCCGAGGACCTGCGGTGGGAGGGGGAGAACCCCGTGACGCCGTTCCTCGGGAGCGACGGCGAACTGAACGTCGACGAGGCGAGAGAGGCGTTCCGCGACGCGGGCTATCAGTACTCCGACGGGCGACTGCTGGAGGGTAACTGA
- a CDS encoding phosphatase PAP2 family protein, with product MALVDVVLQVGAGVSALLVVAAVLVVGPSRLRSAPRTVRSNARAVAPTFVALVAVLAANGVIRDIGVELSWLIGLNITGYIHAVEGSTVAFVQSFATPALTAYFGFVYIFGYVFLLVFPLAAYAMHEESRPLRVVLFAYIVNYGVGLLCYILFVAYGPRNFMPDMVQPLLYNSWPQAQLLTSQVNVNTNVFPSLHTSLSGTVALLAWRFRGVYPRWTPIALFLAVSIAVSTMYLGIHWATDVVAGAFVAFASVEAARSAADRQEQGESLLPNPLGELRE from the coding sequence ATGGCGCTCGTCGACGTCGTCCTGCAGGTCGGCGCGGGCGTGTCCGCACTCCTCGTCGTCGCCGCGGTGCTCGTCGTCGGACCGTCGCGGCTCCGGTCCGCCCCCCGGACCGTCCGGTCGAACGCCCGCGCCGTCGCTCCGACGTTCGTCGCCCTCGTCGCCGTCCTCGCCGCCAACGGCGTCATCCGCGACATCGGCGTCGAACTGTCGTGGCTCATCGGGCTGAACATCACCGGCTACATCCACGCCGTCGAGGGGAGCACCGTCGCGTTCGTGCAGTCGTTCGCGACGCCGGCGCTGACGGCGTACTTCGGGTTCGTCTACATCTTCGGCTACGTGTTCCTCCTCGTGTTCCCGCTGGCGGCGTACGCGATGCACGAGGAGTCCCGCCCCCTCCGCGTCGTCCTGTTCGCCTACATCGTGAACTACGGCGTCGGCCTGCTCTGTTACATCCTGTTCGTCGCCTACGGGCCGCGGAACTTCATGCCGGACATGGTGCAACCGCTGCTGTACAACAGTTGGCCGCAGGCGCAGTTGCTGACGAGTCAGGTGAACGTGAACACGAACGTCTTCCCGTCGCTGCACACCTCGCTGTCGGGCACCGTCGCGCTCCTCGCGTGGCGGTTCCGCGGCGTCTACCCGCGGTGGACGCCCATCGCGCTCTTCCTCGCGGTGTCCATCGCCGTCTCGACGATGTACCTCGGCATCCACTGGGCGACGGACGTGGTCGCCGGCGCATTCGTCGCGTTCGCGAGCGTCGAGGCGGCGCGGTCCGCCGCCGACCGGCAGGAGCAGGGCGAGAGCCTGCTACCGAACCCGCTCGGGGAACTGCGCGAGTAG